A region of Pleionea litopenaei DNA encodes the following proteins:
- a CDS encoding glycerophosphodiester phosphodiesterase family protein: MKLTTSLCVVAMSLSIGVDAAKYQVNDAALSNQVDEKHASRGLSRYQNELGPRPFYLLDDMDDGALKSALKRCENRLFFKKTDFSIGHRGAPMQFPEHTKESYMAAAKMGAGVIECDVTFTKDKQLVCRHSQCDLHTTTNILGIPELASKCSQPFVPANAATSTPATAQCCTSDITLAEFKSLCGKMDASDPTATTAEQYMQGTANWRTDLYSQCGTLLTHAESIQLFNKLGVKMTPELKAPSVSMPFEGDYSQQDYAQQMIDEYKAAGVSPKRVLPQSFNLSDVEYWVEHEPRFARQAVYLDDRMYTQADYVPSLSDMMSLREKGVRVIAPPMWALLTLDEEQQLVASDYAKYARQAGLKIITWTLERDGPLKAGGGWYHQSISEAINNDGDTYQVLDALAKKVGVIGVFSDWPATTSYYANCMNLD; encoded by the coding sequence ATGAAATTAACGACAAGTTTATGTGTCGTAGCAATGTCTTTAAGCATAGGCGTTGATGCGGCTAAGTATCAAGTGAATGATGCCGCTTTATCGAACCAGGTTGATGAAAAACACGCTTCGAGAGGTCTTTCTCGTTATCAAAATGAGCTTGGACCACGACCTTTCTATTTACTAGACGACATGGATGATGGCGCTTTAAAAAGCGCGTTAAAGCGATGTGAAAACCGATTGTTTTTCAAGAAAACCGATTTTTCAATTGGGCATCGAGGTGCACCAATGCAATTTCCTGAGCACACAAAAGAGTCTTACATGGCTGCGGCTAAAATGGGCGCTGGGGTGATTGAGTGTGATGTGACATTTACTAAAGATAAGCAGCTGGTTTGTCGTCATTCACAATGTGATCTGCATACAACGACAAATATCTTAGGTATTCCAGAGTTAGCCTCGAAATGTTCTCAGCCCTTTGTTCCCGCCAATGCGGCAACTTCAACACCAGCGACGGCGCAATGCTGTACTAGTGATATCACGCTGGCTGAGTTTAAGTCGCTGTGTGGAAAAATGGATGCTAGCGATCCGACGGCCACTACTGCGGAACAATACATGCAAGGCACTGCAAACTGGCGCACGGATCTTTATTCCCAGTGTGGGACCTTACTCACGCATGCAGAAAGTATTCAACTGTTCAACAAGCTAGGCGTAAAAATGACTCCAGAGCTAAAAGCTCCGAGCGTTAGTATGCCGTTCGAGGGTGACTATTCACAACAAGATTATGCCCAACAAATGATCGACGAATACAAAGCGGCAGGAGTTAGTCCTAAGCGCGTGTTACCGCAATCATTTAATCTGTCTGATGTTGAATATTGGGTTGAACATGAGCCGCGTTTTGCTCGTCAGGCCGTTTACTTGGATGACCGCATGTATACACAAGCAGATTATGTTCCTAGCTTGAGCGACATGATGAGCTTACGTGAGAAAGGTGTTCGTGTTATTGCTCCGCCAATGTGGGCCTTGCTTACTTTAGACGAGGAGCAACAATTGGTGGCTTCTGATTACGCCAAGTATGCTCGTCAAGCAGGCTTGAAAATTATCACTTGGACATTGGAGCGCGACGGACCGCTAAAAGCTGGCGGCGGCTGGTATCACCAGTCGATATCTGAGGCCATCAATAATGATGGAGATACCTATCAAGTACTGGATGCTCTGGCTAAAAAGGTCGGGGTAATCGGTGTTTTTTCTGATTGGCCTGCGACCACCAGTTATTATGCGAACTGCATGAATCTAGACTAA
- a CDS encoding pyridoxal phosphate-dependent aminotransferase, translated as MKKQPDVHLNLNVRGLSLSATLAINEISNDLIRRGEQVIKLGLGQSPFPVPQVVEDALKSNAHQKDYLPVAGLRKLRGAVAEYHHRQGIATAPDHILIGPGSKELMFILQLVYYGDLVIPTPSWVSYAPQAMILGRQIRWLKTESKHNWQVTPDSIEQLCSADPNKPRLMILNYPANPHGYTYTERELKALAKKLRKYKVLVLSDEIYGELDFDGSHTSIAKYYPEGTIISSGLSKWCGAGGWRLGTFAFPPNLSWLMDAMSIVASETYTSTSAPIQYAAVRAFQGGLEIERYLANSRRILYTLAKSIVTKMQTAGFELAMPDGAFYLFPNFEPFRGVLSERGISTSTQLCEKILTETGVAMLPGEAFGRPPEELTTRIAFVDFDGAKALMAAEQVPLDQELDEQFAEQYGGNCILGVTKIIEWLEGVVE; from the coding sequence ATGAAAAAACAGCCTGATGTCCATCTAAACCTAAATGTACGAGGCCTATCGCTTTCGGCCACTTTAGCCATCAATGAAATTAGTAATGATCTCATTCGTCGGGGAGAGCAAGTCATAAAGTTAGGTTTAGGGCAAAGTCCCTTCCCTGTTCCGCAAGTCGTTGAAGACGCATTAAAGTCGAACGCGCATCAGAAAGACTACTTGCCTGTCGCCGGATTGCGCAAATTACGCGGTGCTGTCGCTGAATATCATCACCGTCAGGGCATTGCCACAGCTCCCGATCACATTCTTATCGGGCCAGGCTCCAAAGAACTCATGTTTATACTGCAATTGGTTTACTACGGTGACTTGGTAATACCAACACCTAGCTGGGTATCTTATGCCCCTCAAGCAATGATTCTCGGACGACAAATTCGTTGGCTAAAAACAGAAAGCAAACATAACTGGCAAGTGACGCCCGACAGCATTGAGCAACTGTGTTCCGCCGATCCGAATAAACCCCGTCTAATGATCTTAAATTACCCAGCGAATCCACACGGTTACACCTACACTGAGCGAGAACTAAAAGCACTGGCAAAAAAATTAAGAAAATACAAAGTGCTGGTGTTGTCGGATGAAATTTATGGTGAATTAGATTTCGATGGTAGCCATACCTCGATTGCAAAATATTACCCCGAGGGAACCATCATTAGTTCAGGGCTGAGTAAATGGTGTGGCGCTGGAGGATGGCGTCTAGGTACCTTTGCTTTTCCTCCCAACCTCAGCTGGCTAATGGACGCCATGTCGATTGTCGCCAGTGAAACTTACACCTCCACTTCAGCTCCGATTCAATATGCCGCGGTTCGCGCTTTCCAGGGAGGTTTAGAAATAGAGCGCTATTTAGCCAATAGCCGACGAATTCTGTACACCCTCGCCAAAAGTATCGTAACGAAAATGCAAACCGCTGGTTTTGAATTAGCAATGCCTGACGGCGCTTTCTACCTATTCCCGAATTTTGAACCCTTTCGAGGTGTCTTATCGGAGCGCGGAATTTCGACAAGCACCCAGTTATGCGAGAAAATTTTAACCGAAACTGGCGTTGCGATGTTGCCAGGAGAAGCCTTTGGACGTCCGCCAGAAGAACTGACAACACGAATCGCCTTCGTTGATTTTGATGGTGCCAAAGCGCTGATGGCAGCAGAGCAAGTGCCTTTGGATCAAGAGTTAGACGAACAATTCGCAGAACAGTATGGTGGCAATTGTATTTTGGGAGTGACTAAAATTATTGAGTGGCTTGAGGGCGTCGTTGAATGA
- a CDS encoding DUF4442 domain-containing protein, whose product MKKNYFASLVEKIQNRSPLYRGWLLNYLLGSTIKFVGTAGVKCQTLTREESVWTLKNRKKVRNHIKGVHAAAMGLLAETATGMLVGMNVPDDRTPVIKSMKINYVKRASGDLTAKAELTPEQIQHIIDTEKGEILVPVTVTDSEGKQPIECEMIWAWTPKR is encoded by the coding sequence ATGAAAAAGAATTACTTTGCATCACTGGTGGAGAAAATCCAGAACCGTTCTCCTTTGTATCGTGGCTGGTTGCTGAATTACTTATTGGGTTCAACAATTAAGTTCGTCGGCACGGCTGGTGTTAAGTGTCAAACCTTGACGCGCGAAGAAAGTGTTTGGACTTTAAAGAATCGAAAAAAAGTACGCAACCATATCAAGGGTGTTCACGCTGCTGCTATGGGATTGCTGGCGGAAACCGCGACTGGCATGTTAGTTGGAATGAACGTACCAGATGATCGAACACCGGTTATAAAGTCAATGAAAATTAATTATGTAAAGCGAGCAAGTGGTGACTTAACCGCAAAAGCAGAACTCACTCCGGAGCAAATACAGCACATCATTGATACTGAGAAAGGTGAAATTCTGGTACCGGTAACCGTGACGGATAGCGAAGGCAAGCAGCCGATTGAATGTGAAATGATCTGGGCTTGGACGCCAAAGCGCTAA
- a CDS encoding UvrD-helicase domain-containing protein yields MIVNDAEARLEALDPRQSFIVQAPAGSGKTGLITQRYLKLLAAVDRPENILAITFTRKAANEMRARILDALQTAKELMPEENHEKKTWEIAAEALARDHENNWNILDNPARLKIQTIDSLSSSLVKQMPLIAHFGISSGIEEKPTPIYREAAVSFIRSVLVDRSFQDSDDDTAMAEIEQAVLVLLRSVGNDVNKLSQLFIGMLARRDQWIRHFISGEKLLDRSALERALETFLEDRLQALFKSVPHSLNKPWAEFVESLRNNLAYLDKPLSDNHPLLQLKSIEAWPECTLNNLEQWQLVATILLTKSKLTLKAKWTQADGVIPASTKIKEAKPIAKLQKSLREELCSGLESHTRFLTQLADCLSLPLPKYSDSQWTMIEALEACLKMLLGFLKVEFQSQAKVDFSELSLAALHALEDEIGATDLALKMDYRIQHILVDEFQDTSHSQYELIRLLTQGWQENDGRTLFVVGDPMQSIYRFREADVGLFLESRQRGIAGLNLKPLNLTMNFRSEAGIVNWVNQAFTQIFPTSENAMLGAVPISLADPKNDNNADAVHFHHRYVESDSDFQVATMFKLIEEIKEQSSSDSVAILVRSKQHAAEIIAELKAKHIPVEAVEMERLEQRPMIKCLMQITRFLLNPSDKLALAALLRSTLCGVSLETTTKLFSSSIGPWQTLANFLQYNEPTSDPLWNAIAIEEQPRLKKVFERLNPLLKQRASAPLAELVYSAWSALGGLHVYSKARDINDCNTFIETLAKKLNDQSHVRVDKLYEMIAELFSAPDSRADGFYVSVMSIHKSKGLEFDHVIIPHLERKARADDKQLLLWQELPEYYQPANFLVAPMPTGNQEQDRIYKLLHEINRSKADFEAGRLLYVGVTRARKKLHLIAQTKVKLQDDQDSDSGNHWQVSQPAKDSLLAQLWPAIERQVSNDITVDEPNDSFAKLTNESTRAIRRISLQQEFVLPESILSVHSPDLTLAQDEEPSFDWASDQAALIGNLVHQELQLIAELGVEQWNEQRILDRKSLYQNYFQRQFVVQSDLSNCVDKVIRALTNTLKDETGRWLLTRHQDAASEYPLSTRINDTFRSFVIDRTFVDSNNHRWIIDFKSGEHSGGRLEDYFESELERYRGQLTRYAALMKALDNRPIKCALYLPMHQKLLEYTDIV; encoded by the coding sequence ATGATCGTTAACGACGCAGAAGCTAGGCTCGAAGCGCTAGATCCTCGACAATCTTTTATTGTCCAAGCACCTGCGGGCTCGGGTAAAACAGGATTGATTACACAGCGCTACTTGAAATTATTGGCTGCTGTTGATCGTCCAGAAAATATTTTAGCGATTACCTTTACTCGTAAAGCCGCTAATGAAATGCGGGCGAGAATTCTCGATGCACTTCAGACGGCAAAAGAGCTGATGCCTGAAGAAAATCACGAGAAAAAGACTTGGGAAATAGCCGCCGAAGCGTTAGCGCGAGATCATGAAAATAATTGGAATATTCTTGATAATCCAGCACGGCTAAAAATACAGACCATCGATAGCTTATCGTCAAGCTTGGTGAAGCAAATGCCACTCATTGCTCACTTCGGGATATCCTCTGGAATTGAGGAGAAACCTACTCCAATTTATCGAGAGGCCGCCGTATCGTTTATTCGCTCCGTATTAGTTGACCGATCGTTTCAAGATTCAGATGATGATACTGCTATGGCCGAGATTGAACAGGCGGTCTTGGTTTTGCTTCGCTCCGTAGGAAACGATGTCAATAAATTATCACAGCTATTCATTGGTATGCTAGCTCGACGTGATCAATGGATTCGACACTTTATATCGGGTGAAAAATTATTGGATCGCAGTGCTCTTGAGAGAGCTCTAGAAACTTTTCTAGAAGATCGTTTGCAAGCGTTGTTTAAATCTGTGCCTCACAGCCTGAATAAACCATGGGCTGAATTTGTAGAGTCGTTGCGGAATAATTTAGCTTATCTCGACAAGCCGCTCTCTGACAATCATCCTTTACTTCAACTCAAATCGATAGAGGCGTGGCCTGAATGCACGTTGAATAACCTAGAACAGTGGCAATTGGTTGCAACGATATTACTGACTAAATCAAAGCTAACTCTGAAAGCTAAATGGACCCAAGCAGATGGTGTTATTCCTGCTTCAACTAAGATTAAAGAAGCTAAGCCGATTGCTAAGTTACAAAAGTCGTTACGTGAAGAGCTTTGTAGTGGGCTAGAGAGTCATACTCGGTTCTTAACGCAACTAGCAGACTGTTTGAGTTTGCCTCTACCTAAATACTCCGACTCACAATGGACAATGATAGAAGCGCTAGAAGCGTGTTTAAAAATGCTTCTTGGTTTCTTAAAGGTCGAGTTTCAAAGTCAAGCTAAGGTTGATTTTTCGGAGTTGTCGCTAGCCGCTCTGCATGCTTTAGAAGATGAGATTGGCGCAACTGACCTAGCTCTAAAGATGGATTATCGTATTCAGCATATTTTAGTGGATGAGTTTCAAGATACATCACATAGTCAATATGAGTTAATCCGATTATTGACTCAAGGGTGGCAAGAAAATGACGGACGAACTTTATTTGTTGTTGGCGATCCGATGCAGTCAATCTACCGATTTCGAGAAGCCGATGTTGGGTTATTTCTTGAGTCGAGACAGCGAGGGATTGCGGGACTAAACCTCAAGCCGCTTAACCTAACGATGAACTTTCGTTCCGAGGCGGGCATCGTTAATTGGGTTAATCAAGCCTTTACTCAGATTTTTCCAACGTCTGAAAACGCGATGTTGGGTGCCGTTCCGATCAGTTTGGCAGATCCCAAAAATGATAATAATGCCGATGCTGTGCATTTTCATCACCGGTATGTTGAAAGCGACTCTGATTTTCAGGTTGCAACCATGTTTAAGCTCATAGAAGAAATTAAAGAGCAGTCGAGTTCAGATAGTGTTGCGATTCTCGTGCGCTCGAAACAACACGCGGCAGAGATAATTGCTGAATTAAAAGCAAAACATATTCCTGTTGAAGCCGTTGAGATGGAGCGATTAGAACAGCGACCAATGATTAAGTGCTTAATGCAAATAACTCGTTTTTTATTAAATCCGAGTGATAAGCTTGCTTTGGCAGCACTGTTGCGTTCAACTTTGTGTGGCGTGAGCCTTGAAACGACGACTAAGTTATTTTCATCCTCTATCGGTCCTTGGCAAACGTTAGCCAATTTTCTGCAATATAATGAGCCTACTAGCGATCCACTTTGGAATGCCATTGCCATTGAAGAGCAACCGCGATTGAAAAAAGTGTTTGAGCGCTTGAATCCTCTATTGAAACAGCGTGCAAGTGCACCTTTGGCCGAATTAGTGTACTCGGCATGGTCTGCGTTAGGTGGTTTACACGTTTATTCAAAAGCTAGAGATATCAATGATTGCAACACATTCATTGAGACGCTTGCTAAAAAGCTTAACGATCAGAGTCATGTTAGAGTTGATAAATTGTACGAGATGATTGCTGAACTTTTTTCTGCTCCAGATTCTCGTGCAGATGGTTTTTATGTATCTGTTATGTCAATTCATAAATCGAAAGGTTTGGAGTTTGATCATGTCATCATTCCTCATCTTGAACGAAAAGCAAGAGCAGACGATAAGCAGTTACTTCTTTGGCAAGAATTACCTGAGTACTATCAACCCGCTAATTTTCTTGTCGCTCCGATGCCAACGGGCAATCAAGAGCAAGATAGAATTTACAAGTTGTTGCATGAAATTAATCGTTCTAAAGCGGATTTCGAAGCAGGTCGGTTGTTGTATGTAGGCGTAACCCGTGCTCGGAAAAAGTTGCATTTGATTGCGCAAACTAAAGTAAAGTTGCAAGACGATCAAGACAGTGATTCAGGGAATCATTGGCAAGTCTCTCAACCAGCGAAAGATTCGCTACTCGCTCAACTTTGGCCGGCGATTGAGCGTCAAGTGAGCAATGATATTACGGTTGATGAGCCAAACGATTCTTTCGCTAAGTTAACCAATGAGTCTACTCGCGCAATTCGCCGTATTTCGTTGCAACAAGAGTTTGTTTTACCTGAGTCGATATTAAGTGTTCACTCGCCTGACTTAACGCTTGCACAAGATGAGGAACCTTCATTTGACTGGGCAAGTGATCAAGCGGCGCTGATTGGAAACTTGGTTCATCAAGAATTGCAACTGATCGCTGAATTGGGCGTTGAGCAATGGAATGAGCAACGAATTCTTGATCGAAAATCACTGTATCAAAACTATTTTCAACGACAATTTGTAGTACAATCTGATCTGTCTAATTGTGTTGATAAAGTAATCAGGGCGCTTACTAATACCCTCAAAGATGAAACCGGTCGTTGGTTGCTGACACGTCATCAAGACGCCGCTTCTGAGTATCCATTGTCGACGCGAATTAACGATACTTTTCGCTCTTTCGTTATTGACCGCACATTTGTTGATTCAAATAATCATCGTTGGATTATTGATTTCAAAAGTGGCGAGCACTCAGGTGGCCGCTTAGAAGACTACTTTGAGTCAGAATTGGAACGCTATCGAGGCCAATTAACTCGCTACGCGGCATTAATGAAAGCATTGGATAATCGACCTATCAAGTGTGCATTGTACCTACCAATGCATCAGAAATTACTCGAATATACCGATATTGTTTAG